The proteins below are encoded in one region of Bacillus vallismortis:
- a CDS encoding methyl-accepting chemotaxis protein: MLNLEQQLVLEAFQSEYNQTRDEQEEKTNLLHQKIQETSGSIANLFSETSRSVQELVDKSEGISEASKAGTVTSSTVEEKSIGGKKELETQQKQMNKIDTSLVQIEKEMVKLDEIAQQIEKIFGIVTGIAEQTNLLSLNASIESARAGEHGKGFAVVANEVRKLSEDTKKTVSTVSELVNNTNTQINIVSKHIKDVNGLVSESKEKMTQINRLFDEIVHSMKVSKEQSGKIDVDLQAFLGGLQEVSRAVSHVAASVDSLVILTEE, translated from the coding sequence ATCTTGAACTTGGAACAGCAGCTTGTTCTTGAAGCGTTTCAAAGCGAGTATAACCAAACCCGAGATGAACAAGAGGAAAAGACAAACCTTTTGCATCAAAAAATTCAAGAAACCTCTGGATCGATTGCAAATCTGTTTTCAGAAACGAGCAGATCTGTTCAAGAGCTTGTGGATAAATCTGAAGGCATTTCTGAAGCATCCAAAGCAGGTACAGTGACATCCAGCACCGTTGAAGAAAAGTCGATCGGCGGAAAAAAAGAGCTTGAAACCCAGCAAAAACAGATGAACAAAATTGACACGAGCCTTGTCCAAATCGAAAAAGAAATGGTGAAGCTCGATGAAATCGCACAGCAAATTGAAAAAATCTTCGGCATCGTCACAGGCATTGCTGAACAAACAAACCTTCTCTCGCTCAATGCTTCGATTGAATCCGCCCGCGCCGGTGAACATGGCAAAGGCTTCGCCGTAGTGGCCAATGAAGTGCGGAAACTTTCTGAGGACACGAAAAAAACCGTCTCGACCGTGTCTGAGCTCGTGAACAATACGAATACACAGATCAACATCGTCTCAAAGCATATCAAAGACGTGAATGGGCTGGTCAGCGAGAGCAAAGAAAAAATGACGCAAATTAACCGCTTATTCGATGAAATCGTCCACAGCATGAAAGTCAGCAAAGAGCAATCAGGCAAAATCGACGTCGATTTGCAGGCCTTTCTCGGAGGGCTTCAGGAAGTCAGCCGCGCCGTTTCTCACGTGGCCGCCTCTGTTGATTCGCTTGTTATTCTGACAGAAGAATAA
- the comK gene encoding competence transcription factor ComK, translated as MSQKTDAPLESYEVNGATIAVLPEEVDGKICSKIIEKDCVFYVSMKPLQIVDRSCRFFGSSYAGRKAGTYEVTKISHKPPIMVDPSNQIFLFPTLSSTRPQCGWISHVHVKEFKPTEFDDTEVTFSNGKTMELPISCNSFENQVYRTAWLRTKFQDRVEHRVPKRQEFMLYPKEERTKMIYDFILRELGERY; from the coding sequence ATGAGTCAGAAAACAGACGCACCTTTAGAATCGTATGAAGTGAACGGCGCAACAATTGCTGTGCTGCCAGAAGAAGTCGACGGCAAAATCTGTTCCAAAATTATTGAAAAAGACTGCGTGTTTTACGTCAGCATGAAACCGCTGCAAATTGTCGACAGAAGCTGCCGGTTTTTTGGATCAAGCTATGCGGGAAGAAAAGCTGGAACTTATGAAGTAACAAAAATTTCACACAAACCGCCGATCATGGTGGACCCTTCGAACCAAATCTTTTTATTCCCTACACTTTCTTCGACAAGACCCCAATGCGGCTGGATTTCCCATGTGCATGTGAAAGAATTCAAACCGACTGAATTCGACGATACGGAAGTGACGTTTTCGAACGGGAAAACGATGGAGCTGCCGATCTCCTGTAATTCGTTCGAGAACCAGGTGTACCGGACAGCATGGCTCAGAACCAAATTCCAAGACAGAGTCGAACACCGCGTGCCGAAACGGCAGGAATTTATGCTGTACCCGAAGGAAGAGCGGACGAAGATGATTTATGATTTTATTTTGCGGGAGTTGGGGGAGCGGTATTAG
- a CDS encoding IDEAL domain-containing protein — MKEKKSYTELMKSRNTQKTKEFDVTMADVYIQMVLDESLYKRRLAMLTDQINKALDEKDKDAFLTLSKEYSALKQSE, encoded by the coding sequence ATGAAAGAGAAAAAATCGTACACTGAGCTCATGAAGTCCCGCAACACGCAAAAAACAAAAGAATTTGATGTCACAATGGCGGATGTCTATATTCAAATGGTGCTTGATGAATCCTTATATAAGCGTCGGCTGGCTATGCTGACGGACCAAATCAACAAAGCCTTGGACGAAAAAGATAAAGATGCGTTTCTTACGCTCTCTAAAGAATATTCAGCGCTCAAGCAGAGCGAATAA
- a CDS encoding S8 family peptidase: MRNKKLWISLLFAFTLIFTMAFSNMSAQAAGKSSTEKKYIVGFKQTMSVMSSAKKKDVISEKGGKVQKQFKYVNAAAATLDAKAVKELKQDPSVAYVEEDHIAHQYAQSVPYGISQIKAPALHSQGYTGSNVKVAVIDSGIDSSHPDLNVRGGASFVPSETNPYQDGSSHGTHVAGTVAALNNSIGVLGVAPNASLYAVKVLDSTGNGQYSWIINGIEWAISNKMDVINMSLGGPSGSTALKSVVDRAVASGIVVVAAAGNEGTSGSSSTIGYPAKYPSTIAVGAVNSSNQRGSFSSVGPELDVMAPGVSIQSTLPGGTYGSYNGTSMATPHVAGAAALILSKHPTWTNTQVRNRLESTTTYLGSSFYYGKGLINVQAAAQ; encoded by the coding sequence GTGAGAAACAAAAAATTGTGGATCAGCTTGTTGTTTGCGTTCACGTTAATCTTCACGATGGCATTCAGCAACATGTCTGCGCAGGCTGCCGGAAAAAGCAGTACAGAAAAGAAGTACATTGTCGGATTTAAACAGACAATGAGTGTCATGAGTTCCGCCAAGAAAAAGGATGTTATTTCTGAGAAAGGCGGAAAAGTCCAAAAGCAGTTTAAGTATGTTAACGCAGCAGCAGCAACATTGGATGCAAAAGCAGTAAAAGAATTGAAACAAGATCCGAGCGTTGCATATGTGGAAGAAGACCATATTGCACATCAATATGCGCAATCTGTCCCTTACGGCATTTCTCAAATTAAAGCGCCGGCTCTTCACTCTCAAGGCTACACAGGTTCTAACGTAAAAGTAGCCGTAATTGACAGCGGAATTGACTCTTCTCATCCTGACTTAAACGTCAGAGGCGGAGCAAGCTTCGTACCTTCTGAAACAAACCCATACCAAGATGGCAGTTCTCACGGCACACATGTAGCCGGTACGGTTGCCGCACTTAATAACTCAATCGGTGTTTTGGGCGTAGCGCCAAACGCATCGTTATATGCAGTAAAAGTTCTTGATTCAACAGGAAACGGCCAATACAGCTGGATTATTAACGGCATTGAGTGGGCCATTTCCAACAAAATGGACGTGATCAATATGAGCCTTGGCGGACCATCTGGTTCTACAGCGCTGAAATCAGTCGTTGATAGAGCCGTAGCCAGCGGCATCGTCGTTGTTGCTGCAGCCGGAAATGAAGGCACTTCCGGAAGCTCAAGCACAATCGGCTATCCTGCAAAATATCCATCTACCATTGCAGTAGGTGCGGTAAACAGCAGCAACCAAAGAGGTTCATTCTCAAGCGTAGGCCCTGAGCTTGATGTGATGGCTCCTGGCGTGTCCATCCAAAGCACACTTCCTGGAGGCACTTACGGGTCTTACAACGGAACATCAATGGCGACTCCTCACGTTGCCGGAGCAGCCGCGTTAATTCTTTCTAAACACCCGACTTGGACAAACACGCAAGTCCGTAATCGTTTAGAGAGCACTACAACATACCTTGGAAGCTCTTTCTATTATGGAAAAGGGTTAATCAATGTCCAAGCAGCTGCACAATAA
- a CDS encoding ABC transporter substrate-binding protein yields MKRALIMLTVLLLFVLTAACSSSGNQNSKGHNVAVTHDLGKTNVPEHPKRVVVLELGFIDTLLDLGITPVGVADDNKAKQLINEEVLKNIEGYTSVGTRSQPSMEKIASLKPDLIIADTTRHKKIYDQLKKIAPTIALDNVNADYQDTIDVSLTIAKAVGKEKEMEKKLTVHEEKLNETKREISAKGKTVLLIGNTNDTIMARDENFFTSRLLTQVGYQYAISTSDNNESSNGGDSVNMKMTLEQLLKTDPDVIILMTGKTDDIDADGKRPIEKNVLWKKLKAVKNGHVYHVDRAVWSLRRSVDGADAILDELQHEMR; encoded by the coding sequence ATGAAAAGAGCACTGATTATGCTTACAGTTTTGCTTCTATTTGTTTTAACGGCGGCCTGCTCGTCAAGCGGCAATCAAAACAGCAAAGGACATAACGTGGCGGTAACACACGATTTAGGAAAGACAAATGTGCCAGAGCATCCGAAGCGGGTTGTTGTTCTTGAGCTTGGTTTTATCGACACGCTTCTTGATCTTGGCATAACACCTGTCGGGGTGGCGGATGACAATAAAGCGAAGCAGTTGATTAACGAGGAAGTCCTGAAGAATATAGAAGGCTACACATCTGTCGGCACTCGCTCACAGCCAAGCATGGAAAAAATCGCTTCATTAAAACCCGATCTCATTATTGCCGACACGACCCGTCATAAGAAGATATACGACCAGCTGAAAAAAATAGCGCCCACGATCGCGCTTGACAATGTAAACGCTGATTACCAAGATACCATTGACGTTTCACTTACGATTGCAAAAGCGGTCGGCAAGGAAAAGGAAATGGAGAAAAAGCTGACGGTGCATGAGGAAAAACTGAATGAGACAAAACGGGAAATCAGTGCTAAAGGCAAGACCGTGCTTTTAATTGGAAATACGAACGATACGATTATGGCCAGAGATGAAAATTTCTTTACATCCAGACTTTTAACACAGGTCGGCTATCAATATGCGATCAGCACGTCAGATAACAATGAATCTAGCAATGGCGGCGATTCAGTGAATATGAAAATGACACTTGAGCAGCTGCTGAAGACAGATCCGGATGTCATCATTTTGATGACAGGAAAAACAGATGACATTGACGCAGACGGCAAACGCCCGATCGAAAAGAATGTGCTTTGGAAGAAGCTGAAGGCAGTGAAAAACGGCCATGTGTACCACGTGGACCGCGCCGTGTGGTCTTTGCGCCGCAGTGTGGACGGAGCGGATGCCATTTTGGATGAGCTTCAGCATGAGATGCGATAA
- a CDS encoding SDR family oxidoreductase, giving the protein MSDSNLSNPSTAFFHDEFPEQYQEPPGLQQNMKPVPDCGEKSYKGSGKLTGRKALVTGGDSGIGRAAAIAYAREGADVAINYLPAEQPDAEEVKELIEAEGRKAVLIPGDLSDESFCQDLVKQAHQELGGLDVLALVAGKQQAVENIEDLPTEQMYKTFEVNVFSLYWVVKAALPLLPEGASIITTTSVEGYNPSPMLLDYAATKNAIIGFTVGLGKQLASRGIRVNSVAPGPIWTPLQISGGQPTENIPKFGQGTPPAPLNRAGQPVELADVYVFLASENASYVTSQVYGITGGIPTA; this is encoded by the coding sequence ATGTCTGATTCAAATCTTAGCAATCCTTCAACAGCATTTTTTCATGATGAATTCCCTGAACAATATCAAGAGCCGCCCGGCCTGCAGCAGAACATGAAGCCCGTGCCTGATTGCGGAGAAAAAAGCTACAAAGGATCGGGTAAACTAACCGGACGAAAAGCGCTTGTCACCGGAGGCGATTCCGGTATCGGCCGGGCTGCCGCGATTGCATATGCCCGGGAAGGCGCCGATGTGGCCATTAACTATTTACCCGCGGAACAGCCTGATGCTGAAGAAGTGAAAGAACTAATAGAAGCAGAAGGCCGAAAAGCAGTGCTGATTCCCGGAGACTTGAGCGACGAATCCTTCTGCCAGGATTTAGTCAAACAGGCGCATCAGGAACTCGGCGGTCTGGATGTGTTAGCGCTGGTTGCCGGCAAACAGCAAGCCGTCGAAAACATCGAAGATCTGCCTACCGAACAAATGTATAAAACATTTGAAGTCAACGTCTTTTCCCTTTACTGGGTTGTAAAAGCGGCGCTTCCGTTGTTGCCGGAGGGCGCATCCATTATTACGACCACCTCAGTTGAGGGCTACAACCCGAGCCCGATGCTATTGGATTACGCAGCAACGAAAAATGCCATTATCGGCTTTACAGTCGGCCTGGGAAAACAGCTGGCTTCAAGGGGCATCAGAGTGAATTCAGTAGCGCCTGGCCCTATTTGGACGCCGCTGCAAATTTCCGGCGGACAGCCGACGGAAAACATTCCGAAATTTGGCCAAGGGACGCCCCCAGCCCCATTAAATCGCGCTGGGCAGCCAGTGGAATTGGCCGATGTTTATGTATTCTTAGCTTCAGAGAATGCAAGTTATGTGACATCTCAGGTATATGGCATCACCGGAGGAATTCCGACAGCCTAA
- a CDS encoding FAD-dependent oxidoreductase gives MSNPYFAKEAPETYWKTSTDLPSFPALQEDTECDVTIIGGGITGITTAYELTKRGFRVVLIEANQVLNGTTAHTTAKITAQHDMIYDEFIRNFGLNHARLYYEANQNAIDYIKGIVDEHQIDCEWTEQDAYLYTAKENAVKKIRTEHEAYTKLGIERDLIKDLPIPLGSKLALVMKNQAQFHPLQYLKALLEQIVQKGGRIYEETVALDVKKGERPEVVTKSRHAIKSRFVICCSHFPFYDGGGLYSARMYADRSYVLAIKPKIDYPEGMYLSIDQPSVALRYTLVNGEKLILFSGEGHKTGQGKDMSAHYESLRKAAESTIGIESIPYYWSTQDLVTIDKIPFIGPMSEQEDNILVATGFKKWGMTSSGVAATLLSDLVEKKDNPYESIFTPSRFHLNPGLQKVISYNADVAKHFIKGKLEKPDVQFEEIAPGEGKAVTINGRRAGAFRDETGCLHLVDTTCTHLGCEVEWNDGEHTWDCPCHGSRFKPTGEIVEGPAIKPLKQIDLD, from the coding sequence TTGTCTAATCCATATTTTGCAAAAGAAGCACCTGAAACATACTGGAAAACATCAACTGACCTGCCTTCTTTTCCGGCGCTTCAAGAGGATACGGAATGTGACGTCACTATTATCGGAGGCGGGATTACGGGAATCACAACGGCGTATGAACTCACGAAGAGAGGCTTCCGTGTCGTATTGATTGAAGCCAATCAGGTTCTCAACGGTACCACTGCCCATACAACCGCTAAAATTACCGCCCAGCATGACATGATATATGATGAGTTTATCCGCAATTTCGGATTGAATCATGCAAGGCTTTATTATGAAGCCAATCAAAACGCAATAGATTACATAAAAGGCATTGTGGATGAACATCAAATTGATTGCGAATGGACTGAACAAGATGCATACCTTTACACAGCAAAAGAAAACGCTGTGAAAAAAATCCGGACTGAACATGAGGCGTACACAAAGCTTGGCATTGAAAGAGACCTTATCAAGGACCTTCCGATTCCTTTAGGTTCTAAGCTGGCGCTTGTCATGAAGAATCAAGCCCAATTTCATCCGCTGCAATACTTAAAAGCGCTTCTGGAGCAGATCGTTCAAAAAGGCGGACGGATTTATGAAGAAACCGTTGCGCTTGATGTCAAAAAAGGCGAAAGGCCTGAAGTGGTAACCAAAAGCCGGCACGCCATTAAGAGCCGCTTTGTCATATGCTGTTCCCACTTCCCATTTTATGACGGAGGCGGATTATATTCTGCGAGAATGTACGCTGACAGATCCTATGTCCTCGCCATCAAGCCGAAGATCGACTATCCCGAGGGCATGTATTTGAGTATCGATCAGCCGTCAGTGGCGCTCCGCTATACCCTTGTAAACGGAGAAAAACTGATTCTCTTCAGCGGAGAAGGCCATAAAACCGGCCAGGGAAAAGACATGTCGGCACATTACGAATCACTGAGAAAAGCGGCAGAAAGCACGATCGGCATCGAAAGCATCCCTTATTATTGGTCCACCCAGGATCTTGTGACAATCGACAAAATACCGTTTATCGGGCCGATGTCGGAACAGGAGGACAATATTCTTGTAGCGACCGGGTTCAAAAAATGGGGCATGACGTCATCAGGTGTTGCGGCCACTCTATTGTCAGACCTTGTGGAGAAAAAAGACAATCCATACGAAAGCATTTTCACGCCGTCCCGTTTCCACCTAAACCCCGGACTGCAGAAAGTGATCTCTTATAATGCCGATGTCGCCAAGCATTTTATTAAAGGAAAGCTCGAAAAGCCTGACGTCCAGTTTGAAGAGATCGCGCCGGGTGAAGGAAAAGCCGTCACCATCAACGGCAGACGCGCAGGGGCATTCAGAGATGAAACAGGCTGCCTCCATCTCGTCGATACGACGTGCACCCATTTAGGCTGTGAGGTCGAGTGGAACGACGGCGAGCATACATGGGATTGTCCGTGCCATGGATCGCGCTTTAAGCCAACAGGAGAAATTGTTGAAGGTCCAGCCATCAAACCATTAAAACAAATAGACCTTGATTAA
- a CDS encoding NADPH:quinone oxidoreductase family protein → MSTLFQALMAEKHDNDVSVHVKTMSTEDLPKDGVLIKIAYSGINYKDGLAGKAGGNIVREYPLILGIDAAGTVVSSNDPRFAEGDEVIATSYELGVSRDGGLSEYASVPGDWLVPLPRNLSLKEAMVYGTAGFTAALSVHRLEQNGLSPEKGSVLVTGATGGVGGIAISMLNKRGYDVAASTGNREAADYLKKLGASEVISREDVYDGTLKALSKQQWQGAVDPVGGKQLASLLSKIQYGGSVAVSGLTGGGEVPATVYPFILRGGSLLGIDSVYCPMDVRAAVWERMSSDLKPDQLLTIVDREVSLEEAPAALHDILQNRIQGRIIVKL, encoded by the coding sequence ATGTCAACGTTATTTCAAGCATTGATGGCAGAGAAACATGACAATGATGTTTCAGTCCATGTGAAAACCATGTCAACAGAGGATTTGCCGAAAGACGGTGTCCTGATTAAAATTGCTTATTCCGGCATCAATTATAAAGATGGCCTGGCCGGAAAAGCAGGCGGCAATATCGTCAGAGAGTATCCGCTTATCTTGGGCATTGACGCAGCGGGTACAGTTGTCTCTTCCAATGATCCGCGTTTTGCCGAGGGGGATGAGGTAATTGCGACAAGCTATGAGCTCGGTGTCTCCCGCGATGGCGGGTTAAGTGAATATGCTTCAGTTCCTGGTGACTGGCTTGTGCCTTTACCCCGGAATCTGTCATTGAAAGAAGCGATGGTGTACGGAACGGCGGGATTTACTGCGGCATTATCGGTGCATCGGCTTGAACAGAACGGCCTGTCTCCGGAAAAAGGGAGTGTGCTAGTCACAGGGGCAACCGGCGGTGTCGGCGGAATTGCCATATCGATGCTGAACAAGCGGGGCTATGATGTGGCGGCAAGCACCGGAAACCGGGAGGCGGCTGATTATTTGAAGAAGCTCGGGGCAAGCGAAGTGATCAGCAGGGAAGATGTCTATGACGGAACGCTTAAGGCGCTGTCCAAGCAGCAATGGCAGGGAGCGGTTGATCCTGTCGGCGGGAAACAGCTTGCCTCGCTTTTAAGCAAAATCCAATATGGCGGATCTGTTGCAGTCAGCGGCTTAACGGGCGGGGGAGAAGTTCCTGCAACGGTGTATCCATTTATTCTTCGCGGGGGCAGCCTGCTCGGAATCGATTCAGTGTACTGCCCGATGGATGTCAGAGCCGCTGTGTGGGAGCGTATGTCTTCTGATCTAAAACCTGATCAGCTGCTGACCATTGTGGATAGGGAAGTATCGTTGGAAGAAGCGCCGGCTGCGCTGCATGATATTTTGCAAAACCGCATTCAAGGAAGAATCATTGTGAAGCTTTAA
- a CDS encoding SDR family oxidoreductase: MANQKKKTLPPQHQNQQPGLEYLMDPRPVFDKPKKARKLEGKTAIITGGDSGIGRAVSVLFAKEGANVVIVYLNEHQDAEETKQYVEKEGVKCLLIAGDIGDEAFCNDVVMQASQAFPSIDILVNNAAEQHVQPGIEKITSHQLVRTFQTNIFSMFYLTKAVLPHLKKGSSIINTASITAYKGNKKLIDYSATKGAIVTFTRSLSQSLVQQGIRVNAVAPGPIWTPLIPASFSAKEVEVFGSDVPMERPGQPVEVAPSYLYLASDDSTYVTGQTIHVNGGTIVNG; the protein is encoded by the coding sequence TTGGCGAATCAAAAAAAGAAAACATTGCCGCCTCAGCACCAGAACCAGCAGCCGGGCTTAGAATATCTTATGGATCCGCGTCCGGTTTTTGATAAGCCGAAGAAAGCGAGAAAATTAGAGGGCAAAACCGCTATCATAACCGGAGGAGACAGCGGAATCGGACGCGCTGTATCGGTGCTATTCGCAAAAGAAGGGGCTAATGTGGTCATTGTATATTTGAATGAGCACCAGGACGCCGAGGAAACAAAGCAGTATGTTGAAAAGGAAGGGGTAAAATGCCTGCTGATTGCGGGAGATATCGGGGATGAAGCGTTTTGCAATGATGTGGTCATGCAGGCAAGCCAAGCGTTTCCATCGATTGATATATTGGTCAACAATGCAGCTGAGCAGCATGTCCAGCCCGGCATTGAAAAAATCACTAGCCACCAGCTGGTCAGAACCTTCCAAACGAACATTTTCTCTATGTTTTACTTAACAAAGGCGGTGCTGCCTCATTTGAAAAAGGGAAGTTCTATCATTAATACCGCTTCAATTACCGCTTATAAAGGCAATAAAAAGCTGATCGATTATTCAGCGACTAAAGGCGCGATCGTTACCTTTACAAGGTCCCTTTCCCAGTCGCTTGTTCAGCAGGGCATACGAGTCAATGCAGTAGCGCCGGGCCCTATTTGGACACCGCTTATCCCCGCCAGCTTTTCCGCAAAGGAAGTGGAAGTGTTTGGTTCAGATGTGCCGATGGAACGCCCGGGACAGCCGGTGGAAGTGGCGCCAAGCTATTTATACCTTGCCAGTGACGATTCCACCTATGTGACGGGACAGACGATTCACGTCAATGGCGGAACAATTGTGAATGGGTAA
- the phoE gene encoding phosphatase PhoE, with protein MTAVCLVRHGETDWNLQQKCQGKTDIPLNATGERQAKETGEYVKDFSWDVIVTSPLKRAKRTAEIINEYLHLPIVEMDDFKERDYGDAEGMLLEERKRRYPDNIYPNMETLEELTDRLMGGLVKVNHAYPNQKVLIVAHGAAIHALLTEISGGDPELRSTRLVNACLSNIEFAEEKWRIKDYNINSHLSGFIK; from the coding sequence ATGACAGCCGTTTGCTTAGTAAGACATGGAGAAACCGATTGGAACCTACAGCAAAAATGCCAAGGCAAAACCGATATCCCGCTGAATGCGACAGGTGAACGCCAAGCAAAAGAAACCGGAGAATATGTGAAGGATTTTTCGTGGGATGTCATCGTGACGAGCCCGCTGAAAAGAGCGAAAAGAACCGCGGAAATCATTAATGAATATCTGCATCTTCCGATTGTCGAAATGGATGATTTTAAAGAGCGCGATTACGGCGACGCGGAGGGCATGCTGCTAGAAGAACGGAAAAGGCGCTATCCGGACAACATCTATCCGAATATGGAAACATTAGAAGAACTCACTGACAGGCTGATGGGCGGTTTGGTCAAAGTAAATCACGCGTATCCAAACCAAAAGGTGTTAATCGTCGCGCACGGCGCAGCGATTCACGCACTTCTGACGGAAATATCCGGCGGTGATCCCGAGCTGCGGAGCACGCGCCTCGTCAACGCCTGCCTCAGCAACATTGAATTTGCAGAAGAGAAATGGCGGATTAAAGACTATAACATCAACAGCCACTTATCCGGCTTTATCAAATAA
- a CDS encoding M48 family metallopeptidase gives MRKWIAAAGLAYVLYGLFFYWYFFLSGDSAVPEAVKGTQADPASFMKPSELAVAEQYSNVKHFLFFIGIPLDWFLFFVLLVSGASKKIKGWMEAAVPFRFLQIIGFVFVLSLITTLVTLPLDWIGYKVSLDYDISTQAAASWAKDQVIDFWISFPIFTLCVLAFYWLIKRHEKKWWLYAWLLTVPFSLFLFFIQPVIIDPLYNDFYPLKNKELESKILELAEEAEIPADHVYEVNMSEKTNALNAYVTGIGANKRIVLWDTTLNKLDDSEILFIMAHEMGHYVMKHVYIGLAGYLLVSLAGFYVIDKLYKRMVRLTRSMFHVEGRHDLAALPLLLLLVSVLSFAVTPFSHAVSRYQENQADRYGIELTENREAAVKTFQDLAVTGLSQVDPPVLVKMFRGSHPSIMERIQHAEKEENAREADHDK, from the coding sequence ATGCGCAAGTGGATTGCGGCGGCAGGGCTTGCTTACGTGCTGTACGGACTGTTTTTTTATTGGTATTTTTTCCTGTCCGGTGATTCCGCAGTGCCGGAGGCCGTGAAAGGGACGCAGGCTGATCCGGCTTCTTTCATGAAGCCGTCTGAATTGGCAGTGGCCGAGCAGTATTCGAATGTAAAACATTTTTTGTTTTTTATCGGGATTCCTCTTGATTGGTTTCTGTTCTTTGTATTGCTGGTCAGCGGCGCTTCCAAGAAAATCAAAGGATGGATGGAAGCCGCCGTGCCTTTTCGTTTTTTGCAGATCATTGGTTTTGTGTTTGTGCTTTCGCTGATCACAACGTTGGTGACGCTGCCTTTAGATTGGATCGGCTATAAAGTATCACTTGACTACGACATTTCCACGCAGGCAGCGGCCAGCTGGGCTAAGGATCAGGTCATAGACTTTTGGATCAGCTTTCCGATCTTTACACTTTGCGTTCTCGCTTTTTATTGGCTGATTAAAAGGCATGAAAAAAAATGGTGGTTATATGCTTGGCTGTTAACTGTGCCGTTTTCGCTGTTTCTGTTTTTTATTCAGCCGGTCATTATCGATCCTTTATATAATGATTTTTATCCGCTGAAAAACAAAGAGCTTGAAAGCAAAATTTTAGAGCTGGCAGAAGAAGCCGAGATTCCGGCTGATCATGTATATGAAGTGAATATGTCTGAAAAAACAAATGCGCTTAATGCCTATGTCACAGGAATCGGAGCCAACAAACGGATTGTATTGTGGGATACGACGCTGAACAAGCTTGATGATTCAGAAATTCTCTTTATTATGGCTCACGAAATGGGCCATTATGTCATGAAGCACGTCTATATCGGACTGGCTGGCTATTTGCTCGTGTCGCTCGCTGGATTTTATGTCATTGATAAGCTTTATAAGCGGATGGTCCGCTTAACCCGCAGCATGTTTCATGTAGAGGGACGGCATGACCTTGCAGCGCTGCCGCTGTTATTGCTTTTGGTGTCTGTGTTGAGCTTTGCGGTCACGCCTTTTTCTCATGCGGTCTCACGTTATCAAGAAAATCAGGCTGACCGGTATGGGATCGAGCTGACGGAGAACAGGGAAGCCGCTGTCAAAACGTTTCAGGATTTGGCCGTGACGGGACTGAGCCAGGTTGATCCACCGGTGCTTGTGAAAATGTTCAGAGGCAGCCATCCTTCAATCATGGAACGGATTCAACACGCGGAAAAAGAAGAGAATGCAAGAGAAGCGGATCATGACAAATAA